Sequence from the Cytophagia bacterium CHB2 genome:
AAGCCGCACGCGGCCGCCCTTGGGCAGCGCTTCGATCGCCGTCTTCGTTGTACCTTTACTCGAGCGGCCGGTACCGGCGAAGGCAAGCTCAATCTGAGTGGCATCCGGTAACCGATCTTTGAGCATGGCCGCAAGGCAATCCGTGGGCACAACGTCGAAGCCAACACCGGGCATAATCACAATTCCAGCTTGTTTGGCTTCGGCATCGCGCTCAAAAGCCGCCTCGAATACCTCGAGTTCGCCGGTAATGTCGAGGTAATGTACTCGCGCGCGCAGGCATGCCTCGAGCATGGGTTGCGAAGTCGCGGAAAAGGGGCCGGCCATGTGCAACACGGCTGCGACGCCGTGCAGGTGTGAAGCTATCGCGGCGGAGTCTTTGAGATCGAAAATGCGAAATTCCAGGCCAAGCTCATGGGCGAGCGTTGGTATCGCGAACGCGTTGCGCCCTGCCAGAATGGGACGAAAACCCTGCTCCACAGCCAGACGCGCCGTGATTTTTCCGGTGTAGCCGTTCGCGCCGTAGAGCAGCCAGGAAGAATTCATATTTCAGCGCTTTTTGTGAGATGATCAAGGTCAATTGCTTGCAGCATAATGAAAAAACAGCACAATGTCCAATTGACTTTTTTCAGGAGTTTGGTTAGCTTGCCGACAACTTTAAGCCAGCAGCGATAAACTGGCAAAGTCACCGGGTGAAACCAGAAAGGAGTCGGGCCTTATGAGTTCACGCACGAAAACCGTCATCATCATTCTCTTCATCTTCTTTGTGATGTTCCTGCTTTTCCCGCGCGGCTGCCCGGAACAGGGCGGCGCACAGTCAACCTCGAAGCCAACACGGCTGCACAACATCAAGTAACATGACATCAGCGCGGCAAAACGCGCAGACATGAGTTGATCTCCAAAAAAAATGATGTTTTTGCGCGAAACGTCCAATTATTTCTTGCATTTTCATAAAAAAGTTTGTTTATTGCGCGCGATAAAAAAATATTTCGGGCAATTTGGAGATTCATTAATCAGATGTTGTTTGATCTTACGGCAGATGCGGTGATCGTACCGAAATCTGCGTATCCTGCCAGACACTTAAAGCTACATCTCTTAGAGGGGAATTGTCCCTGCAACCTTCCTTCTATAATTATTTTGTCTTCTCAATTCTATCTCTGCCATTTTAAAAAAAATCGATTGTTGCAATGGGTGACCGCCGTGTGAAATCGGATCGGTCGTTTTCACACGACCAGGCCTAATGCTGGATTTCTCCAGCAGCAACTGCTTGCGCAAGCGGCGCTGCACCTGAAAGGCGGCGCCACGTGTTATAAAAAATTATTCAGCTCACGTGGGAGAGTCCCATGTAGAACGATTGCAAGAGCAAGGTAGAAGTTTCGTGCGCTTCAATTCTGAAAATTTCATTGCACGTGATCATCACGCAGCAATTTACTCTTATTGATGAGGAGAAAAGTTTTATGCGAGTCGGATTTACCTACAACATGAGGCGGACCGCGGCTTCCGCTGAAGATACGGATCCTCCGGAATTTCCTCCCTCGCCGGCCTCGGGCGTTGAGGGCATTGACAATTTTGCGGAATGGGATGATGAAAATGTCGTGCGCGACTTGCGGGAGACGATCGGCAAATACCATGACGTCATTCCGATTGAAGCGGATCTCAACGCATTTGAGAAACTGCGCAAGTATCGCCCGGATATTGTTTTCAATATCGCGGAGGGCTTTACCGGCGTTTCACGCGAATCGGTAATTCCAGCCATGCTGGAAATGCTGGGTATTCCGTACACCGGTTCGGATCCGTTGACGCTCGGCATGTGCCTGGATAAGGGGCGCGCCAAGGAAATCCTGGGATACCATCGCCTGCCAACCGCGAAATTCGCAGTGCTCAAATCGTGGCCGTTGAACGGGCAATTGCGGCATTTTGATTACCCCATGTTTGTGAAGCCGCTGTTCGAAGGTTCCAGCAAAGGCATCTGGACGGACTCGGTGATCGAAGACAGCAAAGCACTTCGCCCCACGGTTGAGAAAGTTTGGAACACCTACTCGCAACCAGCTATCGTCGAAGAATTTCTGCCCGGCCGTGAATTTACTGTGGCGTTGTTGGGCAATGGCGCTTCGTTGCGCGTGTTGCCGATTGTGGAAATCGCTTTCGAAGCATTGCCGCAGGGCGCGAAGCCCATCTATGGCTGGGAAGCAAAGTGGCTGTGGGATTCTCCGGATCACGAGCTTGAAATTTACAAATGTCCGGCTGATCTCGACGAGGAATTGCGCAACAAGATCGAAACGATCTGCAAAAAGGCGTACAACTATCTCGGGTGCCGCGATCTCTGCCGCATCGACGTCCGCCTGGATGCGAACGGTGAACCAAACATCCTGGAGCTGAACCCGCTGCCCGGCTTGATCAAAGACCCCACCGTACATTCGTGTTTCCCCAAAGCGGCTTATTCTGCGGGAATGACATTTGACGATTTGATTCTCGCGATTCTCGATGAAGCCTGTAAACGGCAAGGAGTGAGTGTATGACCGGGCAAAAAGTGTTGATCGCGTACAACGCGCCGCGCCGCGAACAGCGTGGCCGCGAGATCGATTATGTTTCAGAAGCCGGCGTGCTCGATCAAGTCAACGCCGTGTATGCCGCGTTGCTCGAGCTTGGTTATGATGTCATGTTGGCGCCCTTGCAAAAGTCCATTCCGGCATTTATGGAGCGCCTGTCGCGCATTCCCACGGATGTGGTTTTTAATCTGGTTGAAGGCTGGCAAGGTGAGAGCCGTTTTCATGTGCATTTGGCTTGTGTGTACGAATTGCTCGGTGCGGAATACACCGGCGCGCCGCCGCCTACACTGATGATGGCAACCGACAAGTGGACGACGAAGATGTTGCTCAACCAGGCCGGCCTGCCAGCGCCCAAGGGAATGCTATGCAGCGAAGTGCCCGGGCGCTTTCGCTTGAGATATCCGGTTATCGTCAAACCCGTTCACGAAGACGCCAGCCTGGGCATTGACGCGGAATC
This genomic interval carries:
- a CDS encoding ATP-grasp domain-containing protein, which codes for MRRTAASAEDTDPPEFPPSPASGVEGIDNFAEWDDENVVRDLRETIGKYHDVIPIEADLNAFEKLRKYRPDIVFNIAEGFTGVSRESVIPAMLEMLGIPYTGSDPLTLGMCLDKGRAKEILGYHRLPTAKFAVLKSWPLNGQLRHFDYPMFVKPLFEGSSKGIWTDSVIEDSKALRPTVEKVWNTYSQPAIVEEFLPGREFTVALLGNGASLRVLPIVEIAFEALPQGAKPIYGWEAKWLWDSPDHELEIYKCPADLDEELRNKIETICKKAYNYLGCRDLCRIDVRLDANGEPNILELNPLPGLIKDPTVHSCFPKAAYSAGMTFDDLILAILDEACKRQGVSV